Genomic window (Balearica regulorum gibbericeps isolate bBalReg1 chromosome Z, bBalReg1.pri, whole genome shotgun sequence):
GTTGGGGGGAAGCAAAGGATGATCTCCCCCCATCAATGCACTTCTGCCCTGGGCTTGCCCAAGCATGTTGGAACCCTCCTGCTCAGCACTGCCCACCATCACGCGCTGTGGAGGGCTGCACAGGTCCACATGTGCCAGGGAAAGAGCATCTCCAGCCAGAAAATGTGAAGGAGAATGGGAACTCCCATGGGAGCTCATGGATGGGGCAAGCAGAGGGATGCAAACAGAAGCAGGTGGTAACAGCGAAGGCAGACAGGATCTCAGTGTTTCCTCCCTCGAGCCAAGATACAAGAAGCCGAGGTGATTGCTCCTCCACCACATGTCCCTGTTTTTCATTCTTGCTCAACTTTGCTGGCATTTGGGAAAACAGTTGCTGAAGTAACACCACTGAAGTAACCGGGGGAGCTGCCCCGCGTCCTAGAAAGAGGCTCGGTTTATCCCTAGGGATGAAACCAACGTGGGTTTCATAGCTGAGCGCTGTGCTGTGAGAGCAGAGCTTTATCTAGGTCAGCGTTGGGTCCTCCTCCGCTCACAGTGAAGCCGGGAGGGGGGGACGTCGCTACCGGTCATGTCTCAGCCGGGCGCTGACACGCGAATGCTTCGAGGAAGGTGATGCCAGGTAAAGGATGCAAAGCAGGCGGCTGCTGAGGGCAGGCGTTAGGCAGGCGTTAGGCAGTGCTGCCTGAAGATCTGCCTCCCAGGAGAGGCAGCTACCGGAGGAGCAGCCTCCCACTGCCACGCGCCTGTAATTTTAGGAAGGGACACTTCCCTGCAGCTCGTGGGTCCCCGGGGAAGCCCTCGCACACCTctggcttctgcagcagctgggtggCAAACACCCTGTTCTGCCCCGGCTGGGGGGCACGTGGCACCCAGCGGGGCCGGGACAAGAGGGCTGGGAGGGCATCGCCTCCCGCCGGAGGGGTCTGTgggatgcaggaggaggaggaggaacatgCTTTCGTGAATGCCCCCAGCACAAGCACCAGGTGCCTTACTCCCAATGGCAGCAGGTCACAGCACCCACCGcctgccagctctgcactgTGCTGCTCTCGTGGCAGCAGGAAAGACTAAAGCTGAAGCTAAAAAAAGACAAGTTCTCAAGGAGGAAGGGTGCAAGGAGAGCGCCCAAGGCTACGGCCGTAGGCTTAGGTGGTGAAGAGGTTGTACTCCATCACATGCTGAGGTGGTGGCGTATGGAATGGGGGAGCTTCTGGCATCTGCTCGTACTCCAGAGCACTTAAGGTACTTCTTCTCATGGAAGATAAAAGCAGCAGAGTATCACTCTGCCCTGGcaagcagcaggctggggatggCAGCCGGGTCGGCAGCTCCCTGAGGATGCTCAGCACGCTGGGTCTGCGGTGGGGGAGGACAGAGACCAGACAATCCAGCTCAGACAGACAAAGAATTTGCCCGGACCAGCAATTTTCCACTTTGTGACTGCACCGTGCAAACCAAATGCCAGCACGCACCCCTTGCTTGTGGAGATCACAGGTGCCCAGCACCAGTACTTCTGGTGCGATAGCGCAGGGAGCCGGAGCAGGTTTTTCCGCTTGCTGCTCAAAGGACAACTCCAGGCGAGAGTCCCTCCAGCCTGAGCAGCGCATGAACTTGCGTTAACGTGGTCTggacagcagcacagccagcatgGGGTTAACTTTACAGATAGGGGAATGCACAGAAGAAAGTATCTGAGATATGGCAGGCATGACTCCATAAATAAGGCAGTCTCTCCCAAGTATTTCTGGAGCGGCCAGGGGAGCCAGCCACTGCAGGAAtaaacttcttcactttgcaCTGCAAAGGAAATTTAACTCCCAAGTCTGTAGGTTAACTTGAGCCGACTTTGCTCCAGGtgcacccagccctgcctgaTCCATGTGGCAGCTCCTTGCCCCCTGTACACCTGATCACAGCCCCAGCTGGATGCGGAGCCATCGAAAAGCTCTCCCAACTCGCTGGCACACTAACGAGCTCACGTTTCCCCACCTCAGGTCTGGCCCATTCAGCTTATTTCTATGAAATGCATTTGAGAACATAAATCTGTCttcgggggggaaaaaaaaaatgagctcaTTAAGAAGACAGACAGCGTCTACAGTCtgaaaggaacagcaaatggcaGCTGCCAAAAACGTCAGTGTTAAATGCAGTTGCCAGCTGGGATTTATTAAAAGGTAGTTATACAGCAGCGGCAGCGAACGGCACATCTTGTACTGGGGtaatctcttcttcctctcccaccTTCACCCGGCTTGCTGGCTCTGAtgcatccagccctgctgtgacCTCCAGGACTGGCAGCCTGGATGTGTTGAGTTTTGCTCGCTGcctgaatattttgtttatttggttcTTTATCTAGGAAAGCCAGAGCCAAGGAAAACAGCTAAAGCATTGCACAAGGAGGGCGAGGTACCACCTTTCTCTGCGTGACCCTGCTCTGTGTCCATGGGGAGAGGCTCCCCACGCTGCCCTGGACAGGACCTAAGCCACAGCAGACTCAGCTACGAGAACGAGCAGGGACCAGACTCATGCCAGCCAACTtgggttttccctttttcctacAGAGGATCTGGGCTCTCTTCCACACGTGAATACCCTATGCTACAATAAAAGGACAAGACATACGGGGAAGGGAGATAACAGGTAATTACCACCCGTACTGGCTCAAGAAACGAGGTGTGTTCAGCAGAGACCGCAGCACCCGTGTCCTACACCCGGCACGGAGGTTAAGCACCTCCCAAACGAAGCACAAGTTGGCCTCTGCAGCTCCACTCTGCAGACGTCTTTGCTTGTGTCTCTCGTGACCTACCTGGTCCTTCCTCATTGGCGCAGGACAAGGACTGACTTGGCCCCATGTGCCACCACCCAGCGCCACATCCCACCTCATGGGATTTCCCACCCATACCCACCTCTTTAAGACTGATGTTTGCCGTGTAGACCACATTTGTCCCATCCCTCTTGAAGTGTGAGTGAGGCTTGTCCTTGAGGATGAAGACGATGTCAGCAGGGATGTTGTCCGGGGTGGCATCCCCTTCTTTAGGGAATGTGATTTTGGTTCCCTCCTTCCAACCCCGTTTGATGACAATGTTTAGGATCTTGTCCTCAGTCCGCATGGTCCGGCCATCAGCATTGAGCCTTCTGCGGGTGATCTTCATCCTCTTGGTGGAGCCGTGGTAGATCTCTTCTAGGGACACCTTCAGCTCATGGATGACGGGTGGGTCTTGGACCTTCCTCCGTGTGTGCAGTGACTCTTGGTGCCGACGGTGAACCCCATTAATGCCATTGAAGCCAAACCGGCCGAAGGCACTGAAAGGGTCGTCATCGTCTTCGATATCCATGTCATCCTGGTCAAAGCCATTGAACATCCGCGAGCGGCTGCTAGCGAAAAAGATGTCGAAAGGGTTGGAGCCTCCGAAGAAGGATGCGAAGGTGGCGTGGGGGTCTCCATGGAAGGTGTAGTGGAAAGTGTTCCCTGAGCCACCTGAAGAGCCACCTCCAGTTTTGAGACCTGGACGACAAGGGAGAAGACAAGACATGAATGCTTCCCGCTGGTGGATGCCATGCCGGGACCACACTTTCCAGGTGGGAGCGTGGTATCTGCTGGCCCAAGGCAGCCCTTCCAGCATCTCCTGGGCGTGCAGGtcacctcctccagcccagtCACCTGTGAAGAGCGTGGGCCTGGAAGGACACACAGTCCTGCCCCTACACCCAGCAAGCTCAAAATCCATTCAGGTTTTGACCCTGCTATCACTACTGAAACGCTTCTTGGATTCTCTCCACCCAATTAACggccttttcatttaaaaccttTCCTTACGAGCCCACCTCCATTTTTCCCCTTGGGCATGCTCCCTTCCGCCCAAATAGCCCAGCCTCTTGGGCTTGCACTGACAGCCACAGTCCAGGAGCATCGTGTCCTGCAGGTGAGAACAGGCTTCGAGCTCAGCAAGCGACTGTGGCACTGGGTggcagagcaggtggaggtcAGCAGACCTCCAGGTCGGAACACCTCTCCCTGTACACAGGCTGCCGTACAAAACGCCAGGTAAGCTCAAGGTTTGGACCTTTTGGCAACCATTCCCATGGGAAACTCCCCTGCCAGGTCCCGGGCTGAGCCTTACGTCACTGTGACCCCCTCAAGTCCCAAGCAGCCAAGACACACGACAAGTGGCCCCCCAAAGAGGTCACACATGCTCTGCAAGGCTATTTTTGACCAGGAGGGGCGGGAAGGGTTAAGCCAAGCCTAGCTCAAGGACTATTTTGAGGGCACTCCGGTGACAGCAAAGGGCTATTTCTGATGGGCTGTCCCTCATGCCAgccccctgcagcagcagatagAAGGGGGACAAGCACAGAGCAGGCAAGTTTGGTGGCATCTTTTCTGATCGATGAAGTTAATTCTCTGTGTGGGTGGGTGGTTTTCGCTTCACCTTGCCCACCGCAGCAGGTGGGACCCAGAAGCCCCTCAAAATGCTGACCCCCAGGGCACGTTGCtccaaaaaaaaggcatctgaTGGGAAATGAAAGGTGTGGGGGGCCATGGACCATGACTGGTCCAATGCCAATGGGGCTTGGCGTTGCTGGTACTCCCCGTCCCACCGCGAGGAGGgggctgctcttccctccctctctccttaaCTTGCTCTTGTTCTAGGTGCCTTTGGTGACGCCAGCCCCATCGGGTCTGATTTCAGGCGCCTCTGGGGAAAGGCTGGTTTCCCACTCGAAACAGCCTCTTCTCATTTTACACAGTAAATCACCCTGGCTCTCACCCTGGCTTGGTGCGTCCATCATAGCCCTGACATAACTAATGGGTTGAGAATTAACCCATTACTGCTTAATTCTGCCGGTGGCTCGTTAGGGGATGGCACCTGCCCGTTGGCCCACAGAGAGGGGCTGCCTCTTCCAcccagcagcctgctcctgccagaCCTCCTGCTCTTTTAAGCACCCAAGCCCTGGGCTGATTAATGCAGATGCTATTCAGCACTCTCCTCGAATGGGGTTGCACTCTTCCATCTTCGACTAATAAGGCCGCCTGTGGTGGAGtggttctcctcctcctcctcctcctccatgccAACCACCAGACAACAGCAGCCGCTTGGTTTCAAAACAAGGATCTATTACTTAAATTGGGAAAAGCTTTGAATCCTGTAGGTCAGCCTGTACCAGGGAGAACAGCAGGACCAGTGCCCAAAGGCGGGGGGGATTGTGGGCAAAAGCAGTACTCCTCTGCTGGGACATTTAAGTCAATTAAAGGGTTGCTAACAAATTACCCCAGGTATGACCCAGGAGGtgagctccttccacttccATCTTCTCAGCCGGCTGCTGCCAGGGTTTTGgggtggagggcagggagagccaCTCCGGCCACCCCGGGAAGCAGGGTGGTGGGTCGGAAAAGTggagcagcccagggaggaGCGGGATGAGAGGCGATTTCTGGACGACACCCGTGGAGCctttccccctgcccagctctgcg
Coding sequences:
- the DNAJB5 gene encoding dnaJ homolog subfamily B member 5 isoform X2 encodes the protein MPAILLFWSRAERNKYSAPGSVAVMGKDYYKILGIQSGANEDEIKKAYRKMALKYHPDKNKDPNAEEKFKEIAEAYDVLSDPKKRAVYDQYGEEGLKTGGGSSGGSGNTFHYTFHGDPHATFASFFGGSNPFDIFFASSRSRMFNGFDQDDMDIEDDDDPFSAFGRFGFNGINGVHRRHQESLHTRRKVQDPPVIHELKVSLEEIYHGSTKRMKITRRRLNADGRTMRTEDKILNIVIKRGWKEGTKITFPKEGDATPDNIPADIVFILKDKPHSHFKRDGTNVVYTANISLKEALCGCTVNIPTIDGRVIPLPCNDIIKPGTVKRLRGEGLPFPKAPNQRGDLIVEFKIRFPDRIAPQTRQILKQHLPCS
- the DNAJB5 gene encoding dnaJ homolog subfamily B member 5 isoform X3; the encoded protein is MGKDYYKILGIQSGANEDEIKKAYRKMALKYHPDKNKDPNAEEKFKEIAEAYDVLSDPKKRAVYDQYGEEGLKTGGGSSGGSGNTFHYTFHGDPHATFASFFGGSNPFDIFFASSRSRMFNGFDQDDMDIEDDDDPFSAFGRFGFNGINGVHRRHQESLHTRRKVQDPPVIHELKVSLEEIYHGSTKRMKITRRRLNADGRTMRTEDKILNIVIKRGWKEGTKITFPKEGDATPDNIPADIVFILKDKPHSHFKRDGTNVVYTANISLKEALCGCTVNIPTIDGRVIPLPCNDIIKPGTVKRLRGEGLPFPKAPNQRGDLIVEFKIRFPDRIAPQTRQILKQHLPCS